The Mugil cephalus isolate CIBA_MC_2020 chromosome 8, CIBA_Mcephalus_1.1, whole genome shotgun sequence genome segment ACCattctggaggaggagaaggatgtcGTCCAGGCCGACCACCTCTACACCAAGGCCCTGGCCCTCTCCCCGTGTAACGAGAGGGCTCTGGTCAGCCGAGACCGAACCCTCCCGTTGGTTGAAGAGATTGACCAGCGTTACTTTAGCATCATAGACAGTAAAGTGCGCCAACTTATGTCTATTCCCAAAGGCAATTCTGCACTCCGCCGGGTTATGGAGGAAACCTACTACCACCACATCTACCACACGGTGGCCATTGAAGGCAGCACACTCACTCTGTCTGAAATTCGTCACATCATTGAGACGCGCTACGCCGTCCCAGGGAAGAGCCTTCAGGAGCAGAACGAGGCTATCGGTGTGGACGCAGCCATGAAGTACATCAACACCACACTGTTGTCCAGATCAGGAGCCATCACCGTCAGTGACATCCTGGAGATTCACAGACGTGTGCTGGGCTACGTGGACCccgtggagggagggaggctgcgCACCAGCCAGGTGTTCGTGGGCCACCACATCCCACCTCACCCTCAGgacctgcagagacacatgCAGGAGCTGGTTCAGTGGCTCAACTCTGACGAGGCCCTGCAGCTGCACCCTGTGGAGTACGCCGCTCTCGCCCACTATAAACTGGTGTACGTGCATCCGTTCGTGGACGGCAACGGGCGCACATCACGGCTGCTCATGAACCTCGTGCTCATGCAAGCCCGATACCCACCGATTACTATTCGAAAAGAACAAAGGGCAGAATATTATGCAGCTCTAGACACAGCCAATGAGGGTGATGTACGGCCCTTCATTCGATTTATTGCCAAATGTACAGAAATAACATTGGACACTTTGTTAATTTCTACAACAGAGCACGCTGTGGGGCTGCCAGGAGCCGGCCAGGACCAGGCCTGTCCCGACTGCAAACAGACCATCATAGGCCACAACTGACAAAGGGAACATGAGACGCTAGCATGCAGGgataaatgtccaaaaaaattCTTTTGAGCTAACCTTTTCCTCCGCCACATCTGAATTTATCATTCCCTTCTGCCAGTTTGGTTTCAGTACCTTCTGATTTCTCTGAAACTGCTGCAGGAACTGAAATAGGATTTTATTGTCTGGGTTTGTTGCCATTAGGTCATTTCCCttaacaatgaaaataactttgttagttttttagtttgtaACAAGACTACCACGAGTGTTAAGCAATTTTGACTCCCATCAGAATACAATCTCTGACTCCTGctgacatgtttgttgtttgacttGAGATGTTTCCATGACTTTCACTGTGGATGTGCACAGTGTGTGAACGTTTAGTTCCTTATCTTTGGGATAAAAAGGATGTCTGCTAACACTGTAAAGCACTTTCATCTGccggattatttatttttattttaaaataaaagtgttctATCAACTTTCATTATGTcttgaaaactttttttaataacGGAGGAAGCCAAGCATCATTGCGGGATCAAATGTTAATTACATGACTTTATTAAAAGAGGCTTTAGtccaggaaacaaaacaaaaacacaagatgtcttttaatttttattttacaggacCCAAAAAGACAAGGGTGAAAAGGGGGAGGTAATcaaaagcaggaaaataaatactcAGATTGAACAAAAatagcattttattatttacctcTATTCCAAATTGAAAACATTGACTATAGAAATTATACAAAACAGCAATGCACACAACCTTTTATAATCAAACATAAACCTGCAAGTTCTACACACCAACATATCTagatcttttcttctttttactttttttttaagattaggCCACTGTGGTGAGAGCAATACATCTTATATTCCATCTGttttgaaaatgtatatttataacaaACTGTGGTGACCTTTTGGAAATGTGTGTTGAACGTTATTTACAGAGAATCACTAACATCCAAACAAGATGTAGAGCGGTCGGAGAACTCATCGATTCATCACACAGGAAAAACGGGAATGGCAAAACTGCATAGATTCTCTTCTCTTGTGACGAAGGAGATGCAGAACTTAAtaatatgcagatgacaccctGTTTTCTCTGACTGCTGGAGAGACCAACACAGCTCTCttccagagagaaaaataagcTCTACGAAGAAAAACTACTTGGGTTTTTGtctgtgatgatccacagacttGTCTTTACTGTACACATCTATTTATGTTctattcacattttaaactaaataaaaaatgtaatattcttATCACCAGAGAGCCATAAGTAAGAAATCGGCTtattggaggattttttttcttctattaactAGTCTAAGAAACTATACGAATGCTTAATGAGCCCTAAGGGTTCAAATGTTTCCGTGTATTGTTAAACCAGAACACATCCAATGAactaagaaaaggaaaagatttcAGATGCTTTCAGATAGAAAGAGAACATACTTGAAATGTTTTGCTTCAACATTAAATATCAGATTAGTCGCTGTTGATGGACAAACTCTTGGAGCTCTGGAGCGTTTAACATCACGACACTTTTTATGAACCAAACTTGAAGCACTTTTCATGAGCATCAATATGGTTAATTTCCCTTTAAATCTTTTAACCCACTTAAATCATACTGAAATCTTAAACACAGCTGATCAAATGACAAATGTTCTTCTCACAGTAACAACGATGCACTAAAACTGCTCTGTGAACACTAAAGCGTCAGCCGTGAAACAGGAGAGCAGCTTCCATACTGTAGCAACATGCCctcaagacaaaacaaaaggccaATCAACCTTAGCATTATGGCAGTGATGATTCATAGCAGATGGTAACTGAAGGAATTAAGCAAAAATATTGAATTGGCATCACCATAccaaaggaaagaaataatcaCAGCTAGCCTTGTTAGCTGTCCTCAGAGGTCCACACAGGTTACACAACAAAAGGTTCCATAAAAATATCTGGAGAATGTCTTTTCATCACATCCAGCGCAtttgcgcgcacacacgcacacacacacaccgactaTATTACACCATCTCTGAACTTTTGCATATAcccttttaaaacaacattcacaAGTTTGGCCgttttgaatatttaaaaaaaatactctacCATTTATTTCTGTCATATCCCTCAAATGGTGCacgacaaaataaaaaggaaaaaaagagagactttGCAACATGAGGCGTACaattttacagtatatttacacacaaatatgatacacttcttttttttttttctttataaaaacaacctggccgtcaaacacacaaaaacaatctgtcacactgagAGGGAAAAGAGTAACGTTGGTGGCGATGGAGGGCAGGAGCTCGACGATTAAGGCAACCTCGCAGGATGGATGATGAGAGCATGGCTGAGGTTAAAGGGAACCATCAGGTAACCAATTTACGGAAAATCACCAACACTACTTCATAAGGACACAAGATGGCTTTCAGTGTGAAGGCGGTCAGAATTCCCTCGTGGCTGTCGTCACTTATTAAGAAGCATCTTGGCAAAGTCTGAATTTGACAAAGGTTTCGTCTCTCCGGACGAGttctccgccgccgccgccgtcccGGCTCCGGTACCGTTTTCCACTTTGCTTCCAGGAGGATTTTGTCGGTGCAGGGAACGAGGAAGTAAGGACAGCTGGGTGCGCCCTCTGCCcctcctggaaaaaaataaaaaagaagaaaacacatctCTGATTAACCCCTTTATTACAGGTCTGagaataataaagaaacaaCTCTGTCACCTCATGACAGAGAGATGTGACTGTGAACTTACGATCCGAAGGTCTGACGAGGCATCATGTCAAGCGGTTTGTCCACGGCGCTTCTGCGGGGAGGGTTGCTTATAGCCACGGAGATTTTGTTGCCCTCCACTTCTATGCCGTCCAGTTTGAGAACTGCCTGAGAGGCCTGGGACTCGTCTGCAAACTCAACATACGCCAAACCCTGCAGGGCCACAAAGCAAGAGAGTTAAGACTTCTCCTCAGCTGCTGGAGGGTCAACGGTGATTATCATTAGCTCCGTCAGGGCGGCTATTTTTAGCCAAACACCTGGACGCTGTCCTCGTCTTCATGCCTCACCTTGGGTTTTCCTGAGCGGTATGTGACCAGGCGGACCTCCTTGATGGTGCCGTGGTCTTTGCAGATTTCCTCCAGCTGTTCTTTAGTGCATGAGAATGGCAGCCCAGAGATGAAGATTTTGTGTTTCTCCATTGAAGTGTTGTATTTAAACACCTAAGAAGACATTAATGAGAGGAAATTACTTACATAGAAAgtgagaaatttaaattttaatgtcaATGACATGGTTTGGTCATGCCATCCAAGTTTGATGGAACGGGAACAATATGACCTGAGATGATTGATtatgagaaataaatatataataaataactgatGATAAGAAGAATCAATACATGGATTAACCAATGAAAAATGAGGaatgtaaaaactgtaaaaaaaaaacaaacaaacatttattatattatttattacatgttGAAGGTTCTTAAGCCTTCAGACGAATGTTGGCAAtactcaaaaacaaacacgtctGCTCACCTTAAAGTCAGGATTTTTGTTCTTGTCGACGCAAGGCGACACAAACATGGGCCTGCCCTCCACCTCCCGTCTGTCCAGCTTCAGGGCTTCATTGACCGACACCAGGGATTCAAACTGTACGTAGCCGTAGCCTTTGAAGGTTCCTTTGTTGCTGAAGATGGGGCGAATCTGTTTGACTGGACCACAGGTCTCAAACAGCGTCCTGAGCTTTTCCTCCGGCTCCTCCAGCGTGTACGCCAGGTTACTGACGAACACGCTGGTGTTGTCGTTGCGGAGCTCTGGCTTGTCGTCATCCGGCCTCTGGACGGGGGCTTTTTTGTTGCCAGGCTTGAATCCAGGAGGAGCGTTCCTCCCATGCAGTCCAGTCTCTGTCTCCATGTACTCATCGGTGGTGTGGTCACCATTTCCTCTGGGCCTTTTTGTGGCTTGATAtaagtagaaagaaaaacacgtaA includes the following:
- the ficd gene encoding protein adenylyltransferase FICD gives rise to the protein MAAATLWRYTSGRFLGGWGPLLCVALGSLVALLMPLVEVEDRCCASLKGIAQLRCQLWGSSPQPPAVQSTSLTVPFTALDLLPQRSKPTKEMVLEAKAALQQALEMKKLGKREKAHKLLVHALSMNPEFVDALTELGTILEEEKDVVQADHLYTKALALSPCNERALVSRDRTLPLVEEIDQRYFSIIDSKVRQLMSIPKGNSALRRVMEETYYHHIYHTVAIEGSTLTLSEIRHIIETRYAVPGKSLQEQNEAIGVDAAMKYINTTLLSRSGAITVSDILEIHRRVLGYVDPVEGGRLRTSQVFVGHHIPPHPQDLQRHMQELVQWLNSDEALQLHPVEYAALAHYKLVYVHPFVDGNGRTSRLLMNLVLMQARYPPITIRKEQRAEYYAALDTANEGDVRPFIRFIAKCTEITLDTLLISTTEHAVGLPGAGQDQACPDCKQTIIGHN